Genomic segment of Aquarana catesbeiana isolate 2022-GZ linkage group LG02, ASM4218655v1, whole genome shotgun sequence:
TATTGCTACTATTATATTCGTTTGATTTTAATTTACCGTTTGGCATGCATTTGATATAAAACACTTGTGTGTCCCTTCTTTAggcaaatatacagtggggcaaaaaagtatttagtcagccaacaattgtgcaagttcccccacttaaaaagatgagagaggcctgtaattgtcatcatagatatacctcaactatgagagacaaactgtagaaacaaatccagacaatcacattgtctgatttttgaaagaatttatttgcaaattatggtggaaaataagtgtttggtaacctacaaacaagcaagatttttggctctcacagacctgtatcttcttctttaagaggctcctctgtcctccactcattacctgtattaatggcacctgtttgaacttgttatcagtataaaagacacctgtccacaacctcaaacagtcacactttaaactccactatgatgaagaccaaagagctgtcgaaggacaccagaaacaaaattgtagacctgcaccaggctgggaagactgaatctgcaataggcaagcagcttggtgtgaagaaatcaactgtgggagcattagaaaattagaaaatggaagacatacaagaccactgataatctccctcgatatggggctccacgcaagatctcaccctgtggggtcaaaatgatcacaagaacggtgagcaaaaatcccagaaccacacggggggacctagtgaatgacctgcagagagctgggaccaacgtaacaaaggctaccatcagtaacacactacaacgcaagggactcagatcctgcagtgccagacgtgtccccctgcttaagccagtacatgtccgggcctgtctgaggtttgctagagagcatttggatgatccagaataggattgggagaatgtcatatggccaGATGacaccaaagtagaactgtttggtagaaacacaactcatcgtgtttggaggagagagaatgccaagttgcaaccaaagaacaccataattactgtgaagcatgggggtggcaacatcatgctttggggctgtttctcttcaaagggaacaggacgactgatccgtgtacatgaaagaatgaatggggccatgtatcttgagattttgagtgcaaacctcctcccatcagcaagggcattaaagatgaaacgtggctgggtctttcagcatgacaatgatcccaaacacaccgcccgggcaacaaaggagtggcttcgtaagaagcatttcaaggtcctggagtggcctagccagtctccagatcccaaccccatagaaaacctttggagtgagttgaaagtccgtgttgcccagcgacagtcccaaaacatcactgctctagaggagatctgcatggaggaatgggccaacataccagcaacagtgtgtgacaaccttgtgaagacttacaggaaacgtttgacctctgtcattgccaacaaaggatatataacaaagtattgagatgaacttttgatattgacaaaatacttattttccaccataatttgcaaataaattctttccaaatcagacaatgtgattgtctggatttgtttccacactttgtctctcatagttgaggtgtacctatgatgacaattacaggcctctctcatctttttaagtgggagaacttgcacaattggtggctgactaaatgcttttttgccccactgtaaatagaAAAAAGTGTGAGTTTTTTACAGTCAACTTAAACTGATGTTGAAAGTCTTAGGAGGTTGAATCCCTTTGGATTACTTCTTAAAGAATTCTTATAAAAACATCAGGAAGTCTATGCAGCACTGCACATATCCTGCAATCACAGATATTCTAAAGATCTAAACCAACAGCATGCAAGTTTCATTTTAATAACATGGTATGTTATCATTTATAAAGTAAATGACTCAataatcttgatttttttttggaACCTACATAAGCTTTAAGATGGAAAATGTAACTGAACTTAGCCCATCTTTTGTGTTTCTAGGACTCTTAGAAATGGAGAGATTCCGATTTCTATATGCAATTGTAGCTTTTATCTTCTATTTTATTACTATGTTTCTAGGTTGTCTGATTGTGTATGTAATATGGAAAGAAACTAGTCTTCATGAACCCATGTATGTCTTCATATGTACCTTGATAATTAATGGTGTAGTTGGAAATACAGTCGTTTTTCCCCTATTTATAATTGGCTTGTTGACTGGATCCTCAACCATAAGCTTTTATGAATGTCTAATACAAGTATTCTGTGTGCAAAGTTTTCCTACTGTGGAAATTTTCACTTTTACTGCCATGGCCTATGACCGATACCTGGCTGTAGGCTACCCACTGAGATATGCCACCCTAATGACGAATGGAAAAGCTCTGAAATACATAGCAATTATTTGGATTTCAGCATTCATACTTGTAGGTATTCTGGTGACCATGACAGCCAACCTGAAATTCTGTGGGgtcaatattaataatattttctGTGAGAACATGTCCCTTGTCAGGTTAGCTTGTGGGAACTCAGCCATGGTTCTAAATATTTTTGGACTTGTGGAAACACTTGTCTTTGTTTTTGGAGCAATTTTCATCATCATATATTGCTACACGAGGACATTGTTGATCTGCCTAAAGGTCTCCAAAGCATCTTGCTTTAAAGCCATTCATACATTGTCCACACACATAATCACTTGTTCCATTTTCTTGGCGGCTGTCTTCTTTGTTATTTTAAGATACCGCTTGAATGGCGGGACAATTTCTATTTCTGTTCATGTTTTCCTTTCTATCACTGGACTTCTCACGTCAGCTATTGTGAACCCCATTGTCTATGGTATAAGGACTGAAGctctaaaattaaaaatattacaaAATGTACAAATACTGATATTCTGGAAAGGTGTTTCTTAACATTGCAATGTCATACATTTAGAGCTAAATTTATGTAGTAAAATTATActagaactaaaggcattttttttttctttttggatgcaGTAttggagagttataacccctttcACTTTTTGCCAACTGTGACCCATTGggaatattttccttcacttcctgtcccatagccaaaacaggaggtgaAGGAATTCCTGgtcgtcaccagaactagtgtcttcattggaagatttcccctctattcctgttctggtgataacccaaaatttgggatttatatCAACAGGGATTAACATATAAAGTGTATctcaaatcaaaactttttttcttttgagtttTCTTTTGAGAGAAGGGAATGCTTTGAACCATCCtcagtctttttttgttattttctctgTCCCATTGGGAATATTTCTTGTAAGGATGTTAAGGGCGAGAAAAGATCTTTTCAAGGTGAGGGGAAACTCCTTCCTAAGCTCACCTTACATGTTACAGTCTaactgcacaatctcctttagatctaccaacaactatataTGACAAGGATCTGCCTAATTTGATTCAAATTGGATAGATTAGGCAGGTCCCCACAATACattctctgctt
This window contains:
- the LOC141129717 gene encoding olfactory receptor 52Z1P-like, which encodes MFLGCLIVYVIWKETSLHEPMYVFICTLIINGVVGNTVVFPLFIIGLLTGSSTISFYECLIQVFCVQSFPTVEIFTFTAMAYDRYLAVGYPLRYATLMTNGKALKYIAIIWISAFILVGILVTMTANLKFCGVNINNIFCENMSLVRLACGNSAMVLNIFGLVETLVFVFGAIFIIIYCYTRTLLICLKVSKASCFKAIHTLSTHIITCSIFLAAVFFVILRYRLNGGTISISVHVFLSITGLLTSAIVNPIVYGIRTEALKLKILQNVQILIFWKGVS